A region of Aquarana catesbeiana isolate 2022-GZ linkage group LG08, ASM4218655v1, whole genome shotgun sequence DNA encodes the following proteins:
- the LOC141106723 gene encoding olfactory receptor 5AS1-like: MELVNQTYSKKFILLGLSDIPCLKPILFLIFFIMYMVTLSGNCLLIIMVRLNSRLQNPMYFFLTNLAIIDICFSSAVVPRILVNTISQDKTISFLGCAAQMYFHLALGGAECLILTVMAFDRYIAICKPLQYNTIMDKKLCLCLAIASWFLGFNNSIIQATFTFQLPFCKSNVIDHFFCEIPPLLRLSCKDIHLNQVAGIIATTIFAFGTFFLIFLSYLCITLTVINIHSVAERMKVFSTCVSHIAVVSLYYGTIMFMHVRPQSSYFPEQDKAASIIYTVVTPMVNPVIYSIRNKDIKDSIRKSLKMI, encoded by the coding sequence ATGGAGCTCGTCAATCAAACCTATTCAAAAAAATTCATCCTTCTTGGACTGTCTGATATTCCTTGTTTAAAACCAATCTTGTTTCTGATCTTCTTTATAATGTATATGGTGACATTATCTGGAAATTGTCTTCTCATTATCATGGTGAGACTTAATTCCCGTCTCCAAAACCCCATGTACTTTTTTTTAACTAATCTTGCCATCATTGACATCTGCTTCTCATCAGCAGTGGTGCCCAGAATTCTGGTAAACACCATATCACAGGATAAAACAATATCATTCCTAGGATGTGCGGCCCAGATGTATTTCCATCTGGCTCTTGGAGGTGCAGAGTGCTTAATACTGACTGTCATGGCCTTTGATAGGTATATTGCGATTTGTAAGCCATTACAGTACAATACGATAATGGACAAAAAACTCTGTCTATGTCTGGCCATTGCATCCTGGTTTCTAGGCTTTAATAATTCAATTATCCAAGCAACGTTCACCTTTCAGCTGCCCTTCTGTAAGTCTAATGTCATTGACCACTTTTTCTGTGAGATACCGCCTTTACTTCGGCTCTCCTGCAAGGATATTCATCTCAATCAGGTAGCAGGCATCATTGCAACTACCATCTTTGCATTCGGTACGTTCTTCTTAATTTTTCTGTCCTACCTTTGCATCACATTAACTGTGATAAACATCCATTCTGTAGCAGAAAGAATGAAGGTTTTCTCCACTTGTGTCTCCCATATTGCTGTGGTCTCCCTCTACTATGGTACCATCATGTTCATGCATGTACGACCTCAGTCCAGTTACTTTCCAGAACAGGACAAAGCAGCCTCCATTATCTATACAGTTGTGACTCCAATGGTTAATCCTGTAATATACAGCATAAGAAATAAGGATATCAAAGACAGTATCAGAAAGTCATTAAAGatgatctaa